A DNA window from Solanum lycopersicum chromosome 3, SLM_r2.1 contains the following coding sequences:
- the LOC101264597 gene encoding leucine-rich repeat receptor-like serine/threonine-protein kinase BAM1 produces the protein MRFLLLFFLTLILHFHLLHFTTAKPPYVPEYRALLSLKTAITDDPQSALLSWNISTSHCTWRGVTCDRYRHVTSLDISGFNLTGTLTPEVGHLRFLLNLSVAVNQFSGPIPVELSFIPNLRYLNLSNNIFNLSFPPQLTHLRYLNVLDIYNNNMTGELPVGFYNLTNLRHLHLGGNFFSGSIPPEYGRFPFLEYLAVSGNALVGRIPPEIGNITTLRELYIGYYNTFSGGLPAEIGYLSELIRLDAANCGLSGEIPPEIGKLQKLDTLFLQVNGLSGSVTPELGNLKSLKSLDLSNNMLSGEIPLTFTELKNLTLLNLFRNKLYGSMPEFIEDMPKLEVLQLWENNFTGSIPQGLGKNSKLTNVDISTNKLTGNLPPNMCSGNKLQTLITLGNFLFGPIPESLGECQSLNRIRMGENFLNGSIPKGLLSLPKLSQVELQDNLLTGTFPVTDSVSASLGQICLSNNRFTGPLPSSIGNFTAVQKLLLDGNKFSGQIPGELGKLQQLSKMDFSGNSFSGLIPPEISRCKALTYVDLSRNKLSGEVPTEITGMRILNYLNVSRNQLVGSIPAPIAAMQSLTSVDFSYNNLSGLVPGTGQFSYFNYTSFIGNPDLCGPYLGPCKEGIVDGVSRPHERGAFSPSMKLLLVIGLLVCSIVFAIAAIIKARSLKKASQARAWKLTAFQRLDFTCDDVLECLKEDNIIGKGGAGIVYKGVMPNGELVAVKRLPAMSRGSSHDHGFNAEIQTLGSIRHRHIVRLLGFCSNHETNLLVYEYMPNGSLGEMLHGKKGGHLHWDTRYKIALEAAKGLCYLHHDCSPLILHRDVKSNNILLDSSFEAHVADFGLAKFLQDSGTSECMSAIAGSYGYIAPEYAYTLKVDEKSDVYSFGVVLLELVSGKKPVGEFGDGVDIVQWVRRMTDGKKEGVLKILDARLSTVPLHEVMHVFYVAMLCVEEQAVERPKMREVVQMLTELPKPSGPKSGDSTITESPPSSGPASESPTSTPRDTKDQYHHQPPPQSPPPDLLSI, from the exons ATGCGTTTTCTTCTCCTCTTCTTCCTTACTCTAATACTGCATTTTCATCTCCTCCACTTCACCACCGCAAAACCACCTTACGTGCCGGAATACCGCGCATTGCTCTCCCTGAAAACTGCCATTACAGATGACCCACAATCTGCTCTTCTTTCATGGAATATCTCCACAAGTCATTGTACATGGAGAGGTGTCACGTGTGACCGGTATCGTCACGTGACTTCTCTCGACATATCTGGTTTTAATCTCACCGGTACTCTTACGCCGGAAGTTGGTCATCTCCGTTTTTTGCTCAATCTTTCTGTAGCTGTTAACCAGTTCTCTGGACCCATTCCTGTTGAACTCTCGTTTATACCAAATCTGCGTTACCTTAACCTCTCTAACAATATTTTCAACTTGAGTTTCCCTCCCCAGCTTACCCATCTCCGGTACTTGAATGTTCTCGAcatttataataacaatatgACCGGTGAACTTCCTGTTGGATTTTATAATTTGACCAATCTTCGACATCTTCATTTGGGTGGCAATTTTTTTAGTGGTAGTATTCCACCGGAGTATGGTAGATTCCCATTCCTAGAATATCTGGCAGTTTCGGGAAATGCGCTCGTCGGTAGGATACCACCGGAGATCGGAAATATTACCACACTTCGTGAGCTTTACATCGGATACTACAACACGTTTTCCGGTGGGTTACCGGCGGAAATAGGGTACTTGTCGGAGCTCATTCGGTTAGATGCTGCAAACTGTGGACTTTCAGGTGAGATTCCGCCGGAGATAGGGAAGCTTCAGAAATTAGATACACTGTTCTTGCAAGTGAATGGTCTTTCTGGGTCTGTTACACCGGAGTTGGGGAATTTAAAAAGCTTGAAATCTTTAGACCTATCAAACAATATGCTCTCCGGTGAAATACCATTAACATTTACAGAGCTGAAGAATCTAACTCTGCTAAATCTTTTCCGTAACAAGCTTTACGGGTCGATGCCGGAGTTCATAGAAGATATGCCGAAACTGGAAGTATTGCAGCTTTGGGAAAACAACTTTACCGGAAGTATTCCACAAGGTTTAGGCAAAAACAGTAAGTTAACAAACGTTGACATCAGTACCAACAAATTAACCGGAAATTTGCCCCCTAACATGTGTTCCGGCAACAAGTTACAGACGTTGATTACTCTCGGAAACTTCTTGTTTGGCCCAATTCCAGAATCTTTAGGTGAGTGCCAATCACTTAATAGGATTAGAATGGGAGAAAATTTTCTAAATGGGTCGATACCAAAAGGGCTATTAAGCTTGCCGAAGCTTTCACAAGTAGAACTTCAAGATAATCTTCTCACTGGTACATTTCCAGTGACTGATTCTGTTTCAGCTAGTCTTGGGCAGATTTGTCTTTCGAATAATCGTTTCACGGGGCCTTTGCCATCGAGCATTGGAAATTTTACTGCTGTTCAAAAGTTGCTTCTTGATGGGAACAAGTTTTCTGGTCAAATTCCAGGTGAATTAGGTAAATTGCAGCAGCTGTCGAAAATGGATTTTAGTGGTAACAGTTTTTCAGGCCTTATTCCACCGGAGATAAGCCGGTGCAAGGCTTTAACTTATGTTGATCTTAGTAGGAATAAGCTATCTGGTGAAGTTCCTACTGAGATCACTGGGATGAGGATACTGAACTACTTGAATGTATCGCGGAATCAGTTAGTTGGGAGTATTCCTGCACCTATTGCAGCAATGCAGAGTTTAACCTCCGTTGATTTTTCGTATAACAACTTATCTGGATTAGTTCCGGGTACTGGTCAGTTTAGTTACTTCAATTACACATCATTTATCGGTAATCCAGATCTTTGCGGACCCTATTTGGGTCCCTGCAAAGAAGGGATTGTTGATGGGGTTAGTCGACCTCATGAGAGAGGTGCATTTTCGCCTTCTATGAAGCTTTTACTTGTTATCGGGTTGCTTGTTTGCTCGATTGTGTTTGCTATTGCTGCAATTATTAAGGCTAGATCGTTAAAGAAAGCAAGTCAGGCTCGTGCCTGGAAGCTTACTGCTTTCCAACGCCTGGATTTCACTTGTGATGATGTATTGGAATGTTTGAAAGAGGACAATATTATTGGTAAAGGAGGTGCTGGAATAGTATACAAGGGGGTAATGCCAAATGGTGAACTTGTTGCTGTTAAAAGGTTGCCGGCTATGAGCCGTGGTTCTTCCCATGATCACGGGTTTAATGCCGAGATACAAACACTTGGGAGTATTCGACATAGACATATTGTTAGATTATTGGGATTTTGCTCAAATCATGAAACAAATCTTTTGGTTTATGAGTACATGCCTAATGGAAGCCTTGGTGAAATGCTTCATGGAAAGAAAGGAGGTCACTTGCATTGGGATACCAGGTATAAGATAGCATTGGAGGCTGCAAAGGGACTTTGTTATCTCCATCACGATTGCTCGCCTCTGATCCTCCATCGTGATGTAAAATCAAACAATATCCTTCTGGATTCCAGCTTCGAAGCGCACGTTGCTGATTTTGGGCTTGCCAAGTTCTTGCAAGACTCCGGAACATCAGAATGCATGTCTGCTATTGCTGGTTCTTATGGCTACATTGCACCAG AATATGCATACACACTCAAGGTAGATGAGAAGAGTGATGTATACAGCTTTGGTGTGGTTCTGTTAGAATTGGTGAGCGGGAAAAAACCGGTTGGAGAATTTGGTGATGGCGTTGACATAGTCCAATGGGTAAGGAGGATGACCGATGGGAAAAAGGAAGGAGTTCTAAAGATCCTTGATGCAAGACTCTCAACAGTTCCCCTTCATGAGGTGATGCATGTGTTCTATGTCGCAATGCTGTGTGTCGAAGAGCAAGCTGTTGAACGCCCCAAAATGCGCGAGGTTGTGCAAATGTTAACTGAGCTTCCCAAGCCATCTGGTCCAAAATCAGGAGATTCAACAATCACCGAGTCGCCCCCTTCATCAGGTCCTGCATCAGAGTCTCCTACTTCGACTCCCAGAGACACAAAAGACCAGTACCATCATCAGCCACCACCTCAATCTCCTCCACCTGACCTTCTCAGCATATGA